Part of the Aquila chrysaetos chrysaetos chromosome 6, bAquChr1.4, whole genome shotgun sequence genome, GTTGAGACAGGCTCCGTCTCCTCCCCACTGAGCTGTTGCTTTCACCGATGCCTTGTGCCCGGTCCTCCGCAAGAGTTCAAGGTTTGTTAcctgcctccctcccacctccGGAGGGTGTCGGGGAAGGGTTTATTTCTGCTCCAGAATGAGGAGTTCAGGGGGTTGTGGGATGCAGGGCTTGCAGGGTCCGTAACCACATAGCCAGGTGCAGCCTGCATGGTTTtccttgctgaagaaaaaaaagaatagcacATGCCCAGGTTGCAGGGATTGATGTGTCCCCGTTTATGGAAGGGCATCAGAGGTCCCTTATGTTTTGGGATGGGATAGCTCGGCTTGCATTAAGTCCAGCTCACTCATGTTGTATTGATTTAAGTGGGTTTTGCTACAACTAGATGCATCTCAGTGAGCATTGCCCTTGCTGAAGGCTTGCTGTCAGCTTGAAGGCAGGCAGTGTGCAAGGAGTGGGTCTGCTCTCAGCGCTTGCAGCATCTGCTGCCTCCAGCTTCCCCAGACGTGCAGCTCAAATCAAATTCCTCGCTTCTCCCAAGTGGGTTGTGGGatgagggaagggggaagctgGCTCCTGCCCATTTGGAAAGCCTTCCTTCGGGCTTTCTAAACCATCCAAGCTCACCCTCTAGCTAGTTCTCCTGCACCTCTTATTATGGGAGCTGCTGAATGAGGGCTCAGCAGGGATGGACCAGCCTCTGCCTTGCATTTATGCCCCGGCTCTGGCTTTCAGGTGTACGTCCTCGCCGAGCGATGTCCTCCTACGACCTGTGCCTGCCCTCTTCCTGCAGTCCTCAGCCGCTGgccaccagctgcagccagccctgcttccGTCGCTGCGGGGACTCCACCGCCGTCATCCAGCCCCCCACTGTCGTGGTCACCCTGCCCGggcccatcctcagctcctaCCCGCAAAACACGACAGTGGGGTCCACGGCATCGGCGGCAGTCGGGAGCTACCTCCGGTGCTGTGGGGTCCCCGTGGCCTCCGGCAGTCccagggggctggggagggcggGACTTCTGTGCCTGGGCAGCGGGCTATAGGGGTGTCCCCGGCCGTCACCTCCCCCCGCCGATGCCAGCAGAGCGGCCGTGTCGGGAAGGACGAATGAAGCACAGGACCGAGACTGGGGAAGAGGACTAAGGAAATGCCCGTGGGTTTCCCAGCTGTGGGGggcacccgcagcccccccccaggaggAAGAGAGCCATGCGAGCTTGTCACTTGAGACCGTGCCTCTGTATACCTTTCTCTCGCTAAGCCTTACTTTATATTTCCATGTAGGTCTCACACCCTGCAGTGCTACACAGCGTTTACTACTGGCTGGGCGAAAATGCTTATAGCAGGCTGTAGACAGAAGATGATAGTCATGGGGCGGTGGGGCAGAGGAACACCTTGTAGGGATTGGCTTGTCCCGGAGTGGGGTTTATCCATTTCTTTACCGAGCACTGGAAATGCACTTCTCATACTCTGAActggtttattttccttctccttctcattAAAGTCATGCTACATCATAGCCTGAGTCTTTTGGTGTTCATTGTGCCTCTGGTCTGGAGGGGTAACCTGCTTTGGAGGCAATTTGTTGCTGGGGGggaggtttcttttttgtctgaaataggagtttctgctcctcagctctGCACTCTGCTGACATAAGTGTGTGGTTTGCTGTGACCAGCCTGAAGGCAACCTTCTCAGCCTGGAAacctctcctgctgccccatAGCAAGGACCTGCTTAGGGAGGACTTCCCACAGGAGCAGACTTGTTGCCTGTTCCCTTGAGGAGGTGGGAACATGAAggtttgacattttaaaatggcatttacCCTGCATTTTGCAGCAATTTTTTGGGTGAGCTAAGGAGGATGGATATGGGGTCAGGGAAAAGGCAGAAGCGGGCTTCTTGGGAGATGCTCCTTTGGATGGTCATCTGATGCCCAATTCACCCAATGTTTTACGGGTGATGATGAAGAGTGAAAAATTCCTAAGATATACCAGGGCAAAACAAGACCTCAAGCATTAGGCTCTTTATTCTTACTCTTTACAACAGCATGTGGCAAGAGGGGCCTTATACAAATAAGTACGTACTGACTCAAACATAGATAGCCCAGGTGCCAGTGAGGGATGTGATGTGTCTGCATCTGGCTGTATCTCttaacaaagcagcagagatgttttgttctgtgctgctgcatgcaCGCATAGACATGCATATGTACAGGTGTGACATTTGCCTCGAGTGAGCCCTATGAATAACATGAGCTGAATATACCCGTGTCCCCCTGCTAGCTCGGTATGACGGCTCAGGGAATGGCATCCCACCCTGGACATGGGTGCACCTTGTCCAGCAGCCCATGCCACAGTAGCATCCCTGGCCCTGTCAGAGAAGGAGGGGTGCCTGCGATGTGAAACACGGTGCAGGGTTACCCAGGTTTCCTCTGGACACACAGACATTTGGGAGCCCAAATTTGCTGAGACCTGTGACTGAACACTGATTGATCAGAGGTGTCATGGGGAGAGGCATCCTAACATTTCTGATAGACACCAAACGTGATGGACACTCAGACCTGTGGTAATGCCATCAGGAAAGATAcgtaaaaataataatgacatGAAGAAAAACTTCTAATTTCCCATGTGCTCCAGACACAGAGGCAAGAGCAAAAGCTGGACCGGAGCTGTGCAGGGagctttgctctgctgctgagtGGAGAGACTTCAAAGTCCCGTGCCTGTGAGCTGGTCAGTTAGAGGAGGACAAGGATAATCCCCTCCTTGGCCCCAGCCACGGCACAGTGAGCTCCATGCTGAGATCTTCACAAAGACTAGGACCCAAGATTTTAGCTGAACACATAAAAGAACTGGACAATAATTGTTTTACAGGGAGGGGGTGCAGGTGTCTCTGGAAAAAGATGCCAGGCATTGAGTAAAGCCTCTTTTTAAGATGCCATGTATCATCAAGCAGAACCTTTCCAGCCGATGGAAGGAGGAATAAGAGTGCGACTAAGTCCTCCATGGGTACTGTTTAAATCTTTCATACCTTAAGCATTTTGGTAGCATGACAATTTGCATAAAGCTTATGAGTGTTTATAATGAGGGATTATGCTGAGCTTGAAAGCATGTTGgtcttcaaaagcatttgacCAAGCTCAACTGGTTTTATTGCTCAGGAGATCTTCACAGAGGTGCTCCTAATTTGGAGAAAACTTATGTGGCAATTGCTCAGCAGTCAGAGCACCAGGAGAAGACAGGTGTGGTTTCACATCCCTCTTCCAAGTACTGCTCAGATATTTTTATCCCAGCTCCAGAAATTGTCTGTGGAGATTGGATGCAATATTCTCCTGAACACTGCAATGAGGAAAAGCATTGGATTTCCAGCAAAAGCTTCATTAGAAATCTGCAGTCATCTGGGGCTTATGCAACTGTTTTCCACCAGTCTGCTGCATAGGACAGTTCAGGGTGGAGCAGGGGGAAagaataatgacatttttatgtgGCTTTTTGCTGAATGACTCCACTGGTGAGgttatacagatttttttttctgaagatccAGTGTCTCAAAGGAGACTAAAATGCACACAGGTCCTTGATTTGACTTGAAAATTGTGATGCCTTAGTGCAGACAGAGTCAGGGAACTGAGGACCTCGGTGCCCTGCAGGGCTCCCTGTCCTAAGGGACCTGGCACCCTGTCTCCCACGGGTACCGTGACTCCCGGCTGGGAGCTGTGCCGTCTTGGCTCCCAGCTCAAGAGCCGTCCTGAATTCACTCCACCATGTATACCCCCCCAGCCAGCGCTTGCCCAGGGCCTGACCCCACAGACCTGCTGATCAGGCCCTAAAATACAGGTTCCTGCAAAGACAGTGCAGCCAAAGGCCCTGGTGAGAAACAGGGctgagatgaaaaataatgcTTAGCGGGTGGAAGGATGCACATGGACGGAAATAGCTGGGTCCTGGGGTTTGGTCCCAGCATTGCCTACTTATGGCtttcaacagcagcaggagaagtgTTTCTCAGAAAAGCCTCGAGCTCAGCCCAAAAGCAACCCTTTGGCCATGCTGCATCTGTTGTGTTTCATGTCTTCTGCTCACCTCCCATCTTCCCTTACCTGGTCATGTCCTTGGAGGAAAGCTTCTCCCTGCTGTCACTCAGCATCCTCCTCCCACAGCAGTCATTGCTTCCTGGAGACCCCTGTTTcccttcattttgtttcttctgtccttTGCTTTGGTGAAGTCAACTTCACCACCAGCAGAAATTACAGTGCACGAATCATGGTGGGGTACTCCAGCTCAACAGGGCCTGGGAAGGTGATGATGGTAGCTCCTCATTGCAAGGTCACATCCATGGGGGTGTCGATCTCCTCTTTGGGGTGCATGTAACCATGGGGACAACAGGTTTCTCTGCATTTGCCTGCTTGGGGAAGCCAACAGAAGCAGCCAGTGAGCATTTCATACGGTGGTGGGTACTTTGCCCCCGCTGGAGATGGaagaggtgggaaggagggatgaAGTCATGGTTTGAGTTAAAACAACTGGAGAAGCATAGAGAGTTGTCATGGAAAAGGGAAGACTGGTGTGAGTAGCAAGCGAGTGGGGCCATCAGGAATGGAAGCCCCCAGCGGCATGGGGCTGGTGATAGGGTGGAGGGATTGGTGGTGGCTGGATGATTGCTGAGTCTACACAATCCCAGCACATCTATCTGTGGCTTCTCTGCACATCCAGATGAGAAGACAAAAATCCTGGTGACTCACAGCAGTGGGACAGGATGAAGAGACACCGCCTGTACCTTTGCTGGGTTGCAAAAGGCGTATCCTACCCCAGCACCCATGCACCAAGCTGAGGACAATGCCAGGAGGGCGAACTGGCCTCAACGGGCAGCATCCCTCATTGTCCTCACTGGGGCAAGGACTCCTGGCCAGAGTGCCTGGGGACACGTGTCCTGGAGCCAGCCAGGTGGAGAGACAGAGCTCCTTGAGCTGGGAGCTTGCAGGCATGGCAGAGTGAGATGGGACTTGTTTGCTAGTAAAAATCTTCCTCCTCGCTGACCAAAGCCTTGCAACTCATTTTCCCACCAAAGCAGAGAGAACACCTGCTCTTACACTtcaggaaggggagagaaagtgGTTGCATGGCTGGGAtaagagggaggagaggacacCGCCAAGACAACATCCCACCCCAGGCACCCACAGACTGACTGCAGGGCAGAGGCTCGCTGCTGTTTCCCGGGGTGCCCTCCCTGCCACGCAAAGACCATGCGCCAGCCTGGGGTGCCAGACAGGCGATGGCTCCAACAAGGGCTCCGGTTCTTCCCCAGGGCTGGAAATCCcataaagcaggaaaataacAGGCCACCCACACGTGTGAGTCACGGGGGAAGAAGCATGCAAATCAAAAGGCGCTGGCATCCTGGTCTGGCCCTTCTGGTGCTACCCATGGGAGTGGGGCTCACAGGGCTTGCACCCCAGCGAGCCCATAGCCCTGTTGGCTCCACCAGCACCGTGCCTCACCCTGAGCCCAAATTATTGCCAGACATCACTCCCAGCTGTACTACACCCCCTTCTCCTCTAAGCTTCTCCCCTTGGGGACGGCAGCCCTTGGGGAGAGACAGGGATGAGCGCAATGAAAGCGGATCCCAAATCCCAACGGTTTACAAGGTCCTGGGAGTGAAATACTTGGGGATTTGAGTTTCAAACTCAAGAACTGTTCAATTAAATATTGAAGGGCTGCTAATTCACATTTGCTGAGAATTAGGTGTCTGCATGTTTCCCAAAGAGAAGGGCGATCTGGTTATCGCTGTGTAAGGTGGGTGTTGTTAGCACTGGATGTGTGGGGCTGAAGGAGCCAGGAAGCTGTGGGGAGTTATGTGACCTGGACATCATGGGGTGCAGTGCTCCCCCTGCCCGGTCCGCCCCACACCTCTGTGATttgcagggcaggggagaggcgCGAGGCTTGCCT contains:
- the LOC115342918 gene encoding feather keratin 4-like, which codes for MPCARSSARVQGVRPRRAMSSYDLCLPSSCSPQPLATSCSQPCFRRCGDSTAVIQPPTVVVTLPGPILSSYPQNTTVGSTASAAVGSYLRCCGVPVASGSPRGLGRAGLLCLGSGL